The following are encoded together in the Streptomyces sp. NBC_00358 genome:
- a CDS encoding ABC transporter ATP-binding protein, with the protein MIEAVGLTKRYGAKTAVYNLSFQVRPGAVTGFLGPNGSGKSTTMRMILGLDNPSSGQVTIGGFPYRKLPNAPRQVGALLDAKAVHGGRSARSHLLSLAQLSGIPARRVDEVLGVVGLQDVARKRSKGFSLGMGQRLGIAAALLGDPQVLLFDEPVNGLDPEGILWVRNLMKSLAAEGRTVFVSSHLMSEMALTADHLIVIGRGQLLADQNIKDFISHNSADFARVRTPDTEPQQREKLTAALTEAGGQVLPEQDGALRVTGLPLPRISDLAHSSDVRLWELSPHQASLEEAYMRMTQGAVDYRSTVDQKAGLQQQLPPGAVPPAQMPVAGQGQPGWYAPPPPQQGGQPFAMPQAGPYGAPAAPGGGTPGPYGAPAAPVAGGPSPYGAPAAPGGADVNPYAQAAPQTPAGPPAPASAPPAPEPAPAPSAAPAPAADLTKPEDAR; encoded by the coding sequence ATGATCGAGGCAGTCGGCCTGACGAAGCGCTATGGCGCCAAGACGGCCGTGTACAACCTTTCCTTCCAGGTGCGGCCGGGCGCCGTCACCGGTTTCCTCGGGCCCAACGGCTCGGGCAAGTCGACGACGATGCGCATGATCCTCGGCCTCGACAACCCCTCCTCCGGGCAGGTGACGATCGGCGGCTTCCCCTACCGCAAGCTGCCGAACGCGCCCCGCCAGGTCGGCGCGCTCCTCGACGCCAAGGCCGTGCACGGTGGCCGGAGCGCCCGCAGCCATCTGCTGAGCCTCGCCCAGCTTTCGGGCATCCCGGCCCGCCGGGTGGACGAGGTGCTCGGTGTCGTCGGCCTCCAGGACGTGGCCCGAAAGCGCTCCAAGGGCTTCTCCCTCGGCATGGGCCAGCGCCTCGGCATCGCCGCCGCGCTCCTCGGCGACCCCCAGGTGCTGCTCTTCGACGAGCCGGTCAACGGCCTCGACCCCGAGGGCATCCTCTGGGTGCGCAACCTGATGAAGTCCCTCGCGGCGGAGGGCCGTACGGTCTTCGTCTCCTCGCACCTCATGAGCGAGATGGCGCTGACCGCCGACCATCTCATCGTGATCGGCCGCGGCCAGCTGCTCGCCGACCAGAACATCAAGGACTTCATCTCCCACAACTCGGCCGACTTCGCCCGGGTGCGCACCCCCGACACCGAGCCGCAGCAGCGCGAGAAGCTGACCGCCGCGCTGACCGAGGCGGGCGGCCAGGTGCTGCCCGAGCAGGACGGCGCGCTGCGCGTCACCGGACTGCCGCTCCCCCGCATCAGCGACCTCGCGCATTCGTCCGACGTCCGGCTGTGGGAGCTGTCGCCGCACCAGGCCTCGCTGGAGGAGGCGTACATGCGGATGACGCAGGGCGCCGTCGACTACCGCTCGACCGTCGACCAGAAGGCCGGGCTCCAGCAGCAGCTTCCGCCGGGCGCCGTGCCGCCGGCGCAGATGCCGGTGGCGGGCCAGGGCCAGCCCGGCTGGTACGCGCCGCCGCCGCCCCAGCAGGGCGGGCAGCCCTTCGCCATGCCGCAGGCCGGACCGTACGGCGCCCCCGCCGCCCCGGGCGGGGGGACTCCCGGTCCCTACGGCGCCCCCGCCGCCCCTGTCGCGGGCGGTCCCAGCCCGTACGGCGCGCCGGCCGCTCCCGGTGGCGCGGACGTCAACCCGTACGCCCAGGCGGCCCCCCAGACCCCGGCGGGCCCTCCGGCGCCCGCGTCGGCGCCGCCCGCACCTGAGCCCGCGCCCGCGCCCTCTGCCGCCCCCGCGCCCGCCGCCGACCTGACCAAGCCCGAGGACGCCCGATGA
- a CDS encoding ABC transporter permease: protein MSTPQHPLPQQAAAPNWQAAPGTSYTSPIPVTRTHLGHALNSEWTKIKSVRSTMWTLGTFLLLVIGIGFLVAAQTTQEDFQDTPYTIPAFFGLMLGQICLITLGVLVVSSEYGTGMIRTTFTASPQRYRVLAAKLIIFFAVAFVVSALSIGLVGLFTAGLHNGDSGVPWGGTVLMASLYVSLLGVLALAVGSMLRHSAGAITTMLGVVLLPAIMPAFLMMSDSMRTIGEKMQEYNAPNALARIFRLGSEDSHGGAQLGLLAGVTAAAVVGAFVLLERRDV, encoded by the coding sequence ATGAGCACGCCCCAGCACCCGCTGCCGCAGCAGGCCGCCGCCCCCAACTGGCAGGCGGCGCCCGGCACTTCGTACACCTCGCCGATCCCCGTCACCCGCACCCACCTCGGGCACGCGCTCAACTCCGAGTGGACGAAGATCAAGTCGGTGCGCTCCACGATGTGGACGCTCGGCACCTTCCTGCTCCTGGTGATCGGCATCGGCTTCCTGGTCGCCGCGCAGACCACGCAGGAGGACTTCCAGGACACCCCGTACACGATCCCCGCGTTCTTCGGGCTGATGCTCGGCCAGATCTGCCTGATCACGCTGGGCGTGCTGGTCGTCTCCTCCGAGTACGGCACGGGCATGATCCGTACGACGTTCACGGCCTCGCCGCAGCGGTACCGGGTGCTGGCCGCGAAGCTGATCATCTTCTTCGCGGTCGCGTTCGTCGTCTCGGCCCTCTCGATCGGGCTGGTCGGCCTGTTCACCGCGGGACTGCACAACGGCGACTCCGGCGTCCCGTGGGGCGGCACCGTCCTGATGGCCTCGCTGTACGTCTCGCTGCTCGGCGTGCTCGCGCTCGCCGTGGGCTCGATGCTGCGCCACTCGGCGGGCGCGATCACCACGATGCTCGGGGTCGTGCTGCTGCCCGCGATCATGCCCGCCTTCCTGATGATGTCCGACAGCATGCGGACGATCGGCGAGAAGATGCAGGAGTACAACGCTCCCAACGCCCTCGCCCGGATCTTCCGCCTGGGCAGCGAGGACAGCCACGGCGGCGCACAGCTCGGCCTGCTGGCCGGGGTGACGGCGGCGGCGGTCGTCGGCGCCTTCGTGCTCCTGGAGCGCCGGGACGTGTGA
- a CDS encoding ATP/GTP-binding protein, whose protein sequence is MSPRRNRPKDAGSSGRSAEEDSSDRYGGWQSTESWRGEEWSVRHVAGASAQGKTYRCPGCDQLIPSGIPHVVAWPEHSGVDERRHWHKACWNAKDRRTSRVQRSRNAPRF, encoded by the coding sequence TTGTCCCCGCGTCGCAACCGTCCGAAGGACGCCGGATCGTCCGGCAGGAGCGCCGAGGAGGATTCGTCGGACCGCTACGGCGGCTGGCAGTCCACCGAGAGCTGGCGGGGCGAGGAGTGGAGCGTGCGCCATGTGGCGGGCGCGAGCGCGCAGGGCAAGACCTACCGGTGCCCCGGCTGCGACCAGTTGATCCCCTCCGGGATCCCGCACGTGGTGGCCTGGCCGGAGCACTCGGGCGTCGACGAGCGCCGGCACTGGCACAAGGCCTGCTGGAACGCGAAGGACCGCCGCACCTCGCGGGTGCAGCGGTCCCGTAACGCGCCCAGGTTCTAG